One window of Paludibacter propionicigenes WB4 genomic DNA carries:
- a CDS encoding four helix bundle suffix domain-containing protein gives MDKQYNEDGFIPKHGGYERLITYQKSEIIYDGTQYFCKKYFQRFDRTIDQMVQAARSGKQNIVEASMASGTSKETEIKLTNVARASLEELLIDYKDFLRTNKLTYWDKAHPYYGKLTEKHKTPNATYEMYRKGIESPDPEVSANVMISLINVTSYLLAQQIRTLEKEFLEEGGLRERMSQARMEVRKKMK, from the coding sequence ATGGACAAGCAGTACAATGAAGATGGTTTTATACCCAAGCATGGTGGTTACGAGCGATTGATAACTTACCAGAAGTCGGAAATTATTTATGATGGTACGCAGTACTTTTGCAAAAAGTACTTTCAACGATTCGACCGAACGATTGACCAGATGGTGCAGGCGGCGCGTTCGGGGAAACAGAATATCGTTGAGGCTAGTATGGCTTCAGGTACATCTAAGGAAACGGAAATTAAACTGACCAATGTTGCACGGGCATCGCTTGAAGAATTGTTGATTGATTACAAGGATTTTTTGAGAACAAACAAGCTTACATATTGGGATAAAGCTCATCCGTATTACGGCAAGCTTACCGAGAAACATAAAACTCCGAATGCTACTTACGAAATGTATAGGAAAGGCATTGAAAGTCCCGATCCTGAAGTTTCGGCCAATGTGATGATAAGTTTGATAAACGTAACTTCGTATCTTCTGGCGCAGCAGATAAGAACACTTGAAAAAGAATTTCTGGAAGAAGGTGGATTGCGAGAACGAATGTCGCAAGCAAGGATGGAAGTGAGGAAGAAAATGAAGTAA
- a CDS encoding TonB family protein → MKNRNLILCVLCVFALAGSAQEKLKRVVEKNKVSKLTETYYVLDDEPSIKEGSYQLQGADKKVYITGEYKKNTRVGVWTFSNKAGEVSRRFNFERDSVVEYVWGRNDSTRMRVKMANGWKLKEVSSPPFPMYGDLSFILSRSLTYPEKAKNEGVQGTVVVGVRIDRTGVRVGSGVRKSVDAALDKEALRVVNMIDVWYPAVCEGRKTECEYLISIPFELKK, encoded by the coding sequence ATGAAAAACCGGAATTTGATTCTCTGTGTTTTGTGTGTTTTTGCTCTGGCGGGCAGTGCGCAGGAAAAGCTAAAGCGTGTAGTGGAAAAAAATAAGGTGAGTAAACTGACCGAAACGTACTATGTGCTGGACGACGAACCGAGTATAAAAGAGGGTTCGTACCAGTTGCAGGGGGCGGACAAGAAGGTCTATATTACGGGTGAGTATAAGAAAAATACGCGTGTGGGCGTGTGGACTTTCAGCAACAAGGCGGGCGAAGTGTCGCGCAGGTTTAATTTTGAAAGAGACAGCGTGGTGGAATATGTGTGGGGGCGTAACGACTCAACACGGATGCGCGTGAAAATGGCGAATGGATGGAAGCTAAAGGAAGTATCGTCGCCTCCGTTTCCGATGTACGGCGATTTGAGCTTTATTCTAAGCCGTAGCCTCACTTATCCGGAGAAAGCGAAAAATGAAGGCGTACAGGGCACTGTGGTGGTGGGTGTACGGATAGACAGAACAGGTGTGCGTGTGGGTTCGGGTGTGCGCAAGTCGGTGGACGCGGCACTTGACAAAGAAGCGCTGCGGGTGGTGAATATGATTGATGTGTGGTATCCGGCAGTGTGCGAAGGACGTAAAACGGAATGTGAGTATTTGATTTCGATACCGTTTGAGCTGAAGAAGTAG
- a CDS encoding hemerythrin domain-containing protein produces the protein MNTATQNLENDHVYILRLIDVMERMVVTLSPDLSGMELVVKLIRQYADGFHHAKEENLLFPLMLQKGFSNEQGPISVMLQEHVQGRNFVKMMSEGIERYKQGDDTAIPPIYRAMQGYIDLLRAHIGKENNVLFRMADRVLSAAEQEHLLAEFAALETGSYGQGKIQQFITDIEGLETVYGRGEE, from the coding sequence ATGAATACGGCGACACAAAATCTGGAAAACGACCACGTCTATATACTCCGGTTGATTGATGTGATGGAGCGCATGGTGGTGACACTCTCGCCCGACTTATCGGGGATGGAACTGGTGGTGAAACTTATCCGGCAGTATGCGGATGGATTTCATCATGCCAAAGAAGAAAATCTGCTTTTTCCGCTGATGCTGCAAAAGGGTTTTTCGAACGAGCAGGGGCCGATATCGGTGATGCTGCAGGAGCATGTGCAGGGGCGCAACTTCGTAAAGATGATGAGCGAGGGCATTGAGCGCTACAAACAGGGAGACGACACGGCTATACCCCCAATATACCGCGCTATGCAGGGCTACATTGACCTGCTGCGGGCGCATATAGGGAAGGAAAACAATGTGCTCTTCCGCATGGCCGACCGTGTGCTGAGCGCTGCCGAACAGGAGCATTTGCTGGCCGAATTTGCGGCTCTGGAAACAGGAAGCTACGGACAGGGAAAGATACAGCAATTTATCACCGATATAGAGGGACTGGAGACGGTTTATGGAAGAGGTGAGGAGTGA
- a CDS encoding twin-arginine translocation signal domain-containing protein, with product MDGYESNRRDFLKKLGLIAGATVLSTTGMAQVEELITDKKEKYKLTPEQTKFMKMYEKWLDEFHGMAKFQKKDPDHLDNNKKLVALSEEAKTWQKELIEHMKDENFARYFMIATERVTTVI from the coding sequence ATGGATGGATATGAATCAAATCGTCGGGATTTTTTGAAAAAGCTGGGACTGATAGCGGGTGCTACGGTGCTGTCGACTACAGGTATGGCACAAGTGGAGGAACTGATAACCGATAAAAAGGAAAAATACAAACTTACGCCCGAACAAACGAAGTTTATGAAGATGTACGAAAAATGGTTGGATGAGTTTCACGGAATGGCGAAATTTCAGAAAAAGGATCCCGATCATTTGGATAACAATAAAAAACTGGTGGCACTGTCTGAAGAGGCTAAAACCTGGCAGAAAGAGCTGATAGAACATATGAAAGATGAGAATTTTGCACGGTATTTTATGATTGCCACCGAGCGTGTAACGACAGTGATATAA
- a CDS encoding aspartate-semialdehyde dehydrogenase has translation MRVAIVGASGAVGQEFLRVLAERNFPLTELSLFGSSRSAGSVYEFKGEKLTVKELKHGDDFKPFDLVFTSAGASISKEFAEDITKFGAVMIDNSSAFRMDTDIPLVVPEVNAADAKARPRGIIANPNCTTIQMVVALKAIENLSHIKRVHVSTYQAASGAGAAAMDELELQYKQVLAGEPVTVNKFAYQLAYNLIPQVDVFTDNGYTKEEMKMYHETRKIMHSDVEVSATCVRVPALRAHSESVWLETEKPVSVEEARAAFAVAPGVEIIDNPAEKKYPMPLFLSGKDPVHVGRLRKDISNPNGLTFWCVSDQIKKGAALNAVQIAEYLIAEGDIK, from the coding sequence ATGAGAGTAGCAATTGTAGGTGCCAGTGGCGCCGTCGGCCAGGAGTTTTTGCGTGTGTTAGCCGAACGCAATTTCCCATTGACAGAACTGAGCCTTTTTGGTTCGTCGCGCAGTGCGGGTAGTGTTTATGAGTTCAAAGGTGAAAAACTCACCGTCAAAGAGCTTAAACACGGCGACGATTTTAAACCTTTTGATTTAGTATTCACCTCTGCAGGTGCAAGTATATCCAAAGAATTTGCCGAAGATATTACCAAATTTGGTGCTGTAATGATTGATAATTCGTCGGCTTTCCGCATGGATACCGATATTCCGTTGGTAGTGCCCGAAGTAAATGCTGCCGATGCCAAAGCGCGTCCACGCGGTATTATTGCCAACCCCAACTGTACCACCATTCAGATGGTAGTGGCACTGAAAGCCATCGAAAATCTTTCGCATATCAAACGCGTACACGTTTCTACTTACCAGGCTGCATCGGGTGCCGGTGCTGCTGCTATGGACGAACTGGAATTGCAATACAAACAAGTGTTGGCAGGCGAACCCGTAACGGTAAATAAATTTGCGTACCAGTTGGCATACAACCTTATTCCGCAGGTGGACGTGTTTACCGATAACGGATACACCAAGGAAGAAATGAAAATGTACCACGAAACCCGCAAGATTATGCACTCCGACGTAGAGGTGAGTGCCACTTGCGTACGTGTACCTGCTTTGCGTGCTCACTCGGAAAGCGTATGGCTCGAAACCGAAAAACCGGTAAGCGTGGAAGAAGCACGTGCAGCATTTGCTGTAGCTCCCGGTGTGGAAATAATCGACAATCCGGCCGAAAAGAAATACCCAATGCCATTGTTCCTGTCGGGCAAAGACCCAGTACACGTGGGACGTCTGCGCAAAGATATTTCAAACCCTAACGGACTTACATTCTGGTGCGTTAGCGACCAAATCAAAAAAGGAGCTGCACTCAATGCCGTTCAGATTGCCGAATACCTGATTGCCGAAGGCGATATCAAGTAA
- a CDS encoding lamin tail domain-containing protein, whose translation MKNLSLFFVFFVPIFCFGQVNESFLDGNFINNPNWVGTTSNFYVNSSFQLQSKASTESTSFLFTPSEAIENATWECWVKMTTSTSGNNYAVIYLTSDKNDNTTVCNGYYVQVGGTADEVSLFVQEGTKKTKIIDGTDGRTVGNSVELQIKVTRDADGNFALYSKLASETDYVLEGTAQNKVITSSSYFGLMFVNTASTGWKYYFDDIVVSGTKAQDRQAPVWRGLSIEQPNKLKLSFSEPMDFSSAAFSVDQGMGSPTSQVYSDDKTTLELTFATDFEKGKLYTLQTTGLADLAGNVLAETSRKIGIVEPKAVGDLILNEVMFENPLNSLEYVELYNKSDKLLDVSNLVITTRKTDGTLNTGSKVPQKTWLLPHAYLALCANADSVHNYHHCSNEANILTTSSWYSLNNTGSTLVLANAAKDTIYDELAYNVRWHNTWVTNPKGISLERSGSDLPTQNQFSWHSCVSTSTNNGTPGFANSVYVDTEAPTWISINLEQPNKLELVFSEAMDVSKAVFNLDNNLGAPSSITFSDDKKSIDLTFASNFEKGKIYKLQLSGLTDLGGNALIENSRSIGIVEQKAVGDLILNEVMFENPLNSLEYVELYNKSDKLLDVSNIIITTRKTDGTLNTGSKVPLKTWLLPHAYLALCANADSVRNYHHCSAEANILSAIGSWSTLNNESSTLVLASAAKDTIYDELAYNTKWHNSWVTNPKGISLERSGFDLPTQNQFSWHSCVSISTYNGTPGFTNSVYVDTEAPVWTSFSLEQPNKLKLVFSEAMDVSKAVFSVDNNLGAPSAITLSDDKKTVDLTFTSNFDKGKIYKLQLSGLTDLGGNALIENSRSIGIVEQKAVGDLILNEVMFENPLNSLEYVELYNKSDKLLDVSNIIITTRKTDGTLNTGSKVPLKTWLLPHAYLALCANADSVRNYHHCSAEANILSAIGSWSTLNNESSTLVLASAAKDTIYDELAYNTKWHNSWVTNPKGISLERSGFDLPTQNQFSWHSCVSISTYNGTPGFTNSVYVDTEAPVWTSFSLEQPNKLKLVFSEAMDVSKVTFSVDQGINSPSTITLSDDKKTVDLTFASNFEKGKIYKLQLSGLTDLAGNALVETFRTIGIVEPKAVGDLILNEVMFENPLNSLEYVELYNKSDKLLDVSNIVVTTRKTDGTLNTGSKVPPKTWLLPHAYLALCANADSVRNYHHCPTGANILNATGSWTALNNESSTLVLASAAKDTIYDELNYNVKWHNTWVTNPKGISLERSAPNLPTQNQFSWHSSVSTATNNGTPGFSNSVYVDTEAPNWISLNLEQPNKLKLVFSEAMDVSKAAFSVDNNFGTPSSITVSDDKKTVDLTFASNFEKGKIYKLQLSGLTDLAGNALTETFRTIGIVEPKAVGDLILNEVMFENPLNSLEYIEIYNKSDKLLDVSNIVITTRKNDGTLNTGSKVPLKTWLLPHTYLALCGNADSVRNYHHCSTEANILTTSSWYSLNNTGSTLVLANAAKDTIYDELAYNVKWHNTWVTNPKGISLERSGSDLPTQNQFSWHSCVSTATNNGTPGFTNSVYVDSEAPTWTLFSLEQPNKLKLVFSEGMDVSKAVFSVDQGINAPTTITLSEDKKTVNLIFSSNFEKGKLYKLQLSVLTDLAGNALAETFRTIGIVEQKAVGELILNEVMFENPLNSLEYVELYNKSDKLLDVSNIVITTRKTDGSLNTGSKVPQKTLMLPHAYLALCANADSVRNYHHCPAEANVLTGTGSWYPLNNESSTLVLASAAKDTIYDELAYNTKWHNSWVTNPKGISLERSAPDLPTQNQFSWHSCVSTANNNGTPGFTNSVYVDTEAPVWTSFTLEQPNKLKLVFSEAMDVSKAVFTVDNNLGTPSSKTLSDDKKTVDLTFTSNFDKGKIYKLQLSGLTDLARNALAESNRSIGIVEQKGVGDLILNEVMFENPLNSLEYIEIYNKSEKLLDVSNLVVTTRKTDGTLNPGSKVPPKTWLLPHAYLALCANADSVRNYHKCLVESNILTVTGSWSALNNESSTLVLASVAKDTIYDELNYNVKWHNTWVTNPKGISLERSGSDLPTQNQFSWHSCVSASTNNGTPGFANSVYVDTEAPIWTSLNLEQPNKLKLVFSEGMDVRKATFSVDQGINTPTTISISDDKKSIDLIFTSNFEKGKIYKLQLSGLTDLAGNALMETTRSIGIVEQKAVGDLILNEVMFENPLNSLEYVELYNKSDKLLDISNLVVTTRKTDGTLNTGSKVPLKTWLLPHAYLALCANADSVKNYHHCPAEANILTVTGNWSSLNNESSTLVLASAAKDTIYDELNYNVKWHNAFVKHPKGVALERINPSLPTQSAASWHSAASEVNYGTPGYQNSQYRDISVSEVDPKIFRTDPEAFSPDNDGVNDVCFIRYKTDTTGYVANVLILNQVGMKVYQLASSILLSSEGFLTWDGRTDKGKIANSGIYVLYVEMFNPQTGAKKIIKLPIVVSTR comes from the coding sequence ATGAAGAATTTAAGCCTGTTTTTCGTGTTTTTTGTGCCGATTTTTTGTTTTGGTCAGGTGAATGAAAGTTTTTTGGATGGAAACTTTATAAATAACCCAAATTGGGTTGGCACAACATCCAACTTTTACGTCAATTCCTCTTTTCAGCTTCAATCGAAAGCAAGCACTGAGTCTACCTCTTTTCTTTTTACCCCATCCGAAGCGATAGAAAATGCCACTTGGGAGTGTTGGGTAAAAATGACCACTTCCACTTCAGGAAACAATTATGCCGTCATTTATCTTACGTCCGACAAGAATGATAATACCACAGTTTGCAACGGATATTATGTTCAGGTAGGTGGAACAGCCGATGAGGTGTCGTTGTTCGTGCAGGAAGGAACAAAGAAAACTAAAATAATTGACGGAACGGATGGTAGGACGGTTGGAAATTCGGTGGAGTTGCAAATAAAAGTAACACGTGATGCCGATGGAAATTTTGCTTTATATAGTAAGCTGGCTTCAGAAACAGATTATGTTCTGGAAGGAACAGCACAAAATAAAGTCATAACAAGTAGTTCTTATTTTGGATTGATGTTTGTAAATACAGCGAGTACAGGTTGGAAATATTACTTTGATGATATAGTAGTCAGCGGAACGAAGGCGCAGGATAGGCAAGCTCCTGTCTGGAGGGGGTTAAGTATTGAGCAACCCAATAAGTTGAAACTAAGTTTTTCGGAACCGATGGATTTCAGCTCTGCTGCGTTTAGTGTTGATCAGGGAATGGGAAGTCCTACTTCGCAAGTATATTCTGATGATAAAACTACGCTAGAACTGACATTTGCCACTGATTTTGAAAAGGGTAAACTTTATACGCTACAAACAACAGGATTAGCTGATTTAGCCGGGAATGTTCTTGCAGAAACCAGTCGGAAAATTGGAATTGTAGAACCAAAAGCAGTCGGTGATCTGATTCTGAACGAAGTGATGTTTGAGAATCCGCTGAACTCGCTGGAATATGTCGAACTGTACAACAAATCGGACAAACTGCTGGATGTTTCAAACTTGGTAATCACCACTCGAAAAACCGATGGCACGCTGAACACCGGCAGTAAAGTTCCACAGAAAACATGGTTGCTTCCGCATGCCTATCTGGCTTTGTGTGCCAATGCCGATTCGGTACACAACTATCATCATTGTTCTAATGAAGCTAATATTCTAACAACAAGCAGTTGGTATTCACTCAATAATACTGGTTCTACACTTGTGTTGGCCAATGCCGCTAAAGATACCATTTACGATGAACTTGCTTACAACGTGAGATGGCATAATACGTGGGTGACGAATCCGAAGGGAATTTCTCTGGAACGAAGTGGCTCCGACCTGCCGACACAAAATCAGTTCTCGTGGCATTCCTGCGTTTCCACTTCTACCAACAACGGCACACCCGGATTTGCCAACTCAGTGTATGTTGACACAGAAGCTCCAACCTGGATTTCGATCAACCTCGAACAACCGAATAAATTAGAGTTGGTTTTCTCCGAGGCAATGGATGTAAGTAAGGCTGTGTTTAATCTTGACAATAACTTGGGAGCTCCATCATCCATAACCTTTTCGGACGATAAAAAGTCGATAGATTTGACTTTTGCATCGAACTTTGAGAAAGGTAAAATCTATAAACTGCAACTTTCAGGATTAACCGATTTAGGCGGAAATGCTTTAATCGAAAACTCCAGAAGTATAGGCATTGTGGAACAAAAAGCTGTTGGTGATCTAATCCTGAACGAAGTGATGTTTGAAAATCCGTTGAACTCGCTGGAATATGTGGAGCTTTATAATAAATCGGATAAACTACTGGATGTTTCTAATATCATAATCACCACCCGAAAAACTGACGGCACACTGAATACAGGCAGCAAAGTTCCCCTGAAAACATGGTTGCTACCGCATGCTTATCTGGCTCTGTGTGCGAATGCAGATTCGGTGAGAAATTATCATCATTGTTCTGCGGAAGCCAATATTTTGTCAGCAATCGGAAGTTGGTCGACATTGAATAACGAAAGTTCCACGCTGGTTTTAGCAAGTGCTGCCAAAGATACAATTTACGATGAACTGGCTTACAACACGAAATGGCATAATTCGTGGGTAACGAACCCGAAAGGAATATCACTGGAACGAAGTGGCTTCGACCTGCCAACGCAAAATCAGTTCTCTTGGCATTCCTGCGTTTCAATTTCCACTTATAACGGAACCCCCGGATTTACCAATTCGGTGTATGTTGACACAGAAGCTCCAGTCTGGACAAGTTTTTCGTTGGAACAACCGAATAAATTAAAGCTAGTTTTCTCGGAGGCAATGGATGTAAGTAAAGCTGTTTTTAGCGTTGATAACAACCTCGGGGCTCCATCAGCCATAACCCTTTCGGATGATAAGAAAACTGTTGATTTGACTTTTACATCAAACTTTGATAAAGGAAAAATCTACAAATTACAACTCTCAGGATTAACCGATTTAGGCGGAAATGCTTTAATCGAAAACTCCAGAAGTATAGGCATTGTGGAACAAAAAGCTGTTGGTGATCTAATCCTGAACGAAGTGATGTTTGAAAATCCGTTGAACTCGCTGGAATATGTGGAGCTTTATAATAAATCGGATAAACTACTGGATGTTTCTAATATCATAATCACCACCCGAAAAACTGACGGCACACTGAATACAGGCAGCAAAGTTCCCCTGAAAACATGGTTGCTACCGCATGCTTATCTGGCTCTGTGTGCGAATGCAGATTCGGTGAGAAATTATCATCATTGTTCTGCGGAAGCCAATATTTTGTCAGCAATCGGAAGTTGGTCGACATTGAATAACGAAAGTTCCACGCTGGTTTTAGCAAGTGCTGCCAAAGATACAATTTACGATGAACTGGCTTACAACACGAAATGGCATAATTCGTGGGTAACGAACCCGAAAGGAATATCACTGGAACGAAGTGGCTTCGACCTGCCAACGCAAAATCAGTTCTCTTGGCATTCCTGCGTTTCAATTTCCACTTATAACGGAACCCCCGGATTTACCAATTCGGTGTATGTTGACACAGAAGCTCCAGTCTGGACAAGTTTTTCGTTGGAACAACCGAATAAATTAAAGCTAGTTTTCTCGGAGGCAATGGATGTAAGTAAAGTAACTTTCAGTGTAGATCAGGGAATAAATTCTCCATCGACCATAACCCTTTCGGATGATAAGAAAACTGTTGATTTGACTTTTGCATCGAACTTTGAAAAAGGGAAAATATACAAACTGCAACTCTCAGGATTAACCGACCTGGCCGGAAATGCCTTAGTAGAAACCTTTCGAACTATCGGAATCGTAGAACCGAAAGCTGTGGGTGACCTGATCTTGAACGAAGTCATGTTTGAAAATCCGCTGAACTCGCTGGAGTATGTAGAGCTTTACAACAAATCAGATAAACTGCTGGATGTTTCCAATATCGTGGTTACCACCCGAAAAACCGATGGCACCCTGAATACCGGTAGCAAGGTTCCCCCAAAAACATGGTTGTTACCGCATGCTTATCTGGCTCTGTGTGCTAATGCTGATTCGGTGCGGAATTATCACCATTGTCCCACCGGAGCCAATATCCTGAATGCAACCGGAAGCTGGACGGCACTGAATAATGAAAGTTCCACGTTGGTTTTGGCTAGTGCAGCCAAAGATACGATTTACGATGAATTGAATTACAACGTGAAGTGGCATAACACGTGGGTAACGAATCCGAAAGGAATATCGCTGGAGCGAAGCGCTCCGAATCTGCCAACGCAAAATCAGTTCTCATGGCATTCCAGCGTTTCCACTGCCACCAACAACGGAACTCCAGGATTTTCCAACTCGGTATATGTTGACACGGAAGCTCCGAACTGGATTTCGCTCAACCTCGAGCAACCAAATAAATTAAAGTTAGTTTTCTCGGAGGCAATGGATGTGAGTAAAGCTGCGTTTAGCGTTGATAATAACTTCGGAACTCCATCTTCCATAACGGTTTCGGATGATAAGAAGACTGTTGATTTGACTTTTGCATCGAACTTTGAGAAAGGTAAAATCTACAAACTGCAACTTTCTGGATTGACTGATCTCGCCGGAAATGCCTTGACGGAAACCTTCCGAACTATCGGAATAGTAGAACCAAAAGCGGTGGGTGATCTGATCCTGAACGAAGTCATGTTTGAGAATCCACTGAATTCTCTAGAATATATTGAGATTTACAATAAATCAGACAAACTGCTGGATGTTTCCAACATCGTAATCACTACCCGAAAAAACGACGGCACACTGAATACCGGCAGCAAAGTTCCACTGAAAACATGGTTGCTGCCACACACTTATCTGGCTTTATGCGGCAATGCCGATTCGGTGAGGAATTATCATCATTGTTCTACTGAAGCTAATATTCTAACAACAAGCAGTTGGTATTCACTCAATAATACCGGTTCTACACTTGTGTTGGCCAATGCAGCTAAAGATACCATTTACGATGAACTTGCTTACAACGTGAAGTGGCATAACACGTGGGTAACGAATCCGAAAGGAATATCACTCGAGCGAAGCGGATCGGATCTGCCAACGCAGAATCAGTTCTCGTGGCATTCCTGCGTTTCCACTGCCACTAACAACGGCACACCAGGATTTACCAATTCGGTGTATGTTGACTCGGAAGCTCCAACTTGGACTTTGTTTAGTCTCGAACAACCCAATAAACTGAAACTGGTATTTTCTGAAGGGATGGATGTGAGTAAAGCCGTTTTCAGTGTAGATCAGGGAATAAATGCTCCTACAACCATAACTCTTTCGGAGGACAAGAAGACTGTTAATTTAATTTTTTCATCGAACTTTGAGAAAGGAAAGCTCTATAAACTGCAACTCTCAGTCCTAACAGATCTCGCCGGAAATGCCTTGGCAGAAACCTTCCGAACTATCGGAATCGTAGAACAAAAAGCAGTGGGTGAACTGATTCTGAACGAAGTCATGTTTGAAAATCCGTTGAACTCGCTGGAATATGTGGAGCTTTATAATAAATCGGATAAACTACTGGATGTTTCTAATATCGTAATCACCACCCGCAAGACCGATGGCTCGCTGAACACAGGAAGCAAAGTTCCACAAAAAACATTGATGTTACCGCATGCTTATCTGGCTCTGTGTGCTAATGCTGATTCGGTAAGGAACTACCATCATTGTCCTGCAGAAGCCAATGTTCTTACAGGTACCGGAAGTTGGTATCCACTAAATAACGAGAGTTCCACGTTGGTTTTGGCCAGTGCAGCCAAAGATACCATTTATGATGAGTTGGCTTACAACACAAAATGGCATAACTCATGGGTGACCAACCCGAAGGGAATATCACTTGAACGAAGCGCTCCGGATCTGCCAACACAAAATCAATTTTCCTGGCATTCTTGCGTTTCTACTGCCAATAATAACGGTACCCCCGGATTTACCAACTCGGTGTATGTCGACACAGAAGCTCCAGTCTGGACAAGTTTTACGTTAGAGCAACCTAATAAATTAAAGTTGGTTTTCTCAGAGGCAATGGATGTGAGTAAGGCTGTGTTTACTGTTGATAATAACCTCGGTACTCCATCATCCAAAACTCTTTCGGATGATAAGAAAACTGTTGATTTGACTTTTACATCAAACTTTGATAAAGGAAAAATCTACAAATTACAACTCTCAGGATTAACCGATCTTGCCAGAAATGCCTTAGCAGAGAGTAACCGAAGCATAGGAATCGTAGAACAAAAAGGAGTTGGAGATTTGATACTGAATGAAGTGATGTTTGAAAATCCACTGAACTCTCTGGAATATATTGAGATTTACAACAAATCCGAAAAATTGTTGGATGTTTCGAACTTGGTAGTTACAACCCGAAAAACCGACGGCACGTTGAATCCCGGTAGTAAAGTCCCACCGAAAACATGGTTGCTACCGCATGCTTATCTGGCTTTGTGTGCTAATGCTGATTCGGTTCGGAACTATCACAAATGCTTAGTTGAAAGTAATATCCTAACAGTAACCGGAAGCTGGTCGGCATTGAATAACGAAAGTTCGACCTTGGTTTTGGCTAGTGTTGCCAAGGATACGATCTACGATGAATTGAATTATAATGTGAAGTGGCATAACACGTGGGTGACGAACCCGAAGGGAATTTCACTGGAGCGAAGTGGCTCCGATCTGCCAACGCAAAATCAGTTTTCCTGGCATTCCTGTGTTTCCGCTTCTACCAACAACGGTACCCCCGGATTTGCCAACTCGGTGTATGTTGACACAGAAGCTCCGATTTGGACTTCGCTCAACCTCGAACAGCCGAATAAATTAAAGTTGGTTTTCTCAGAAGGAATGGATGTAAGGAAAGCAACTTTCAGTGTAGATCAAGGAATAAACACTCCTACAACGATATCGATTTCGGATGATAAAAAGAGTATTGATTTGATTTTTACGTCTAACTTTGAAAAAGGAAAAATCTATAAACTACAACTTTCAGGGCTAACAGACCTAGCTGGAAATGCGCTTATGGAAACTACCCGAAGTATCGGAATCGTAGAACAAAAAGCAGTGGGAGATCTGATACTGAACGAAGTGATGTTTGAAAATCCGCTGAACTCTCTTGAATATGTGGAGCTGTACAACAAATCGGACAAACTGTTGGATATCTCCAACCTGGTAGTTACCACCCGAAAAACTGACGGGACACTGAATACCGGTAGCAAAGTTCCACTGAAAACCTGGTTGCTACCACATGCTTATCTGGCTCTGTGTGCTAATGCCGACTCAGTAAAAAATTATCATCATTGTCCTGCCGAAGCCAATATCCTGACTGTAACCGGAAACTGGTCATCACTGAATAACGAGAGTTCCACGTTAGTTTTGGCGAGTGCAGCCAAAGATACGATTTACGATGAATTGAATTATAATGTGAAGTGGCATAATGCATTCGTGAAACATCCAAAAGGAGTGGCGCTTGAGCGTATTAATCCGTCATTACCCACTCAAAGCGCTGCTTCGTGGCATTCGGCAGCTTCCGAAGTAAACTACGGTACACCCGGATACCAAAATTCTCAGTATCGGGATATTTCCGTGAGTGAAGTTGATCCGAAAATTTTCCGAACTGACCCAGAAGCATTTTCTCCGGATAATGATGGGGTAAATGATGTTTGTTTTATACGTTATAAAACCGATACCACCGGATATGTGGCAAATGTGTTAATTCTAAATCAGGTTGGGATGAAAGTGTATCAATTGGCTTCAAGCATTTTACTTTCTTCTGAGGGTTTTCTGACCTGGGATGGACGAACCGACAAGGGTAAGATTGCAAATTCCGGTATTTATGTGCTTTATGTAGAGATGTTTAATCCCCAAACAGGAGCAAAAAAAATCATAAAATTACCTATTGTAGTTTCAACTCGATAA